Genomic window (Sphingosinicella microcystinivorans):
TCAGCCCGTTTGGGCCTGCGATATTTGAAATCTGTGCCAGAAGTTCGGTCATGAGACGGACCCCTGTTCAATTCTGGTGCGCGATCGGAACCGGCTGGCGTCTTAAATCATGGCTTCGATCAGCCTGGGCCCCCGATGGTTGAGGGCATCTTCAAGTGCCAGCCGGAATTCGCTCACGGTCGTAACGCGGCACGCCGGCACCCCCATGCCTTCCGAAATCGAGACCCAGTTGATCGCCGGATTGGTGAGATCAAGTAAGGACAGTGCCTTCGTGCCGGGATTTTCGACGCCGACGCGTTGGAGTTCGATGTTCAGGATGGCGTAGCTGCCATTGTTCAGGATGATTGTCGTCACATCGAGATTCTCGCGGGCCATGGTCCACAGGGCCTGCACAGTATACATGCCTGACCCGTCAGCCTGCAGGGCGATCACCTTGCGGTCCGGACAGGCGACAGCGGCGCCGACGGCAGCGGGCAGGCCTTGTCCGATTGCACCTCCGGTGAGCATGAGCCAGTCATGCCTGGGTGCGCCTGCGGTCACCGGAAAAATGAAGAGACCCGCTGTTGCCGCTTCGTCGGAGACAATACCATTCTCAGGCATATGAGCGGCGAGCACTTTGCCGAGATCAAGCGGGTTCAGCGGTCCCTCTTCAGGTGGCGGGGCTCCGGCGGGCTGCAAGGTGTGCGGTTCCGCCGGGGCGGCGACTTCTTCGGCAAGACGCGTGAGCGCGTCGAGCGCGTCCACATGCCGTTCAGCCAAGCTGACAAGCTCGGCTGTTTCGGGAGAAAGCCAGCTGGGCTTTCCGGGATAGGCGAAGAAAGATACTGGCGGCTTTGCACCCACACAGACGATCGCCGCGAAATCCTTCAGATAGTCCGCTGCCTGCTCGCCAAAATAGGGGAGACGCTCCACGGGTACCCGACCGGCGCCGCGCTGCAGCCGGGCAGCAAAGGTTTCGCAGATCAATCGGGCTCCGGTCGCCGCCGCGATACGCCCGGCCTGGAAAAGGGCATCTTCCCGGAGTGCGCGGCCACCGAGATAAAGTGCGACGGGACCATTCTGTCTCAATGCGGAAACGGCTGCCTGCAGATCATCATCAAGGGCTTTTGGGGGCGACGCGGTGGGGAGGGCTTCATCGGCGCCATTTGCCTCGTCCCAGGCATGATCTGCGGGGGCGATGAACGAAGCGACCTGGCCGGGATAGACAAGGCTTGCCCTCAGGGCTGCCAGGCCGGTTGCCGCCAGATCGGCCGCACTTGCGGAGGTTCCAACCCAGTCGGAGACAGGCTTTGCAAATCCCTCAATATCGGCCGTAAGCGGAGCATCATATTTCAGATGATAGGTGGCATGATCGCCGATCATGTTGACCACCGGTGATCCGGCGCGCCGGGCATTGTGGAGGTTGGCTGTCCCATTGCCGAAGCCCGGTCCAAGGTGAAGCAGTGTAAGTGCCGGCTTGTCTGCCATACGGCCATAGCCATCTGCGGCTCCGGTGACGACCCCCTCGAACAGACAGAGAATCGCCCGCATATCCGGAGCCTTGTCTATGGCCGCGACAAGCTGCATCTCGGACGTTCCGGGATTGGCAAAACACGTATCGACGTTCGCCCGGCTCAAGGCTCCGATAAGGGCTTCAGCTCCATTCATCTTATACTCCAGTGGCGGTGGTGTCGCATGGTCCAGCAGGGTGGAAAGTAAACGGAATGGCATATCCCGGCGAGGGCGGCGCCGGATTCTGGCCGCCGGGCGCGTGACGGATACGGCTCACTTTCCCCCGGAATGTTCGTGGCCCTATTGGAGAGGCAATTATTCGAACGATAAATAACAGGCACCCTTCCGGGCGCAAGTGAATTACATCCCGAGTTCAGGCGCCGGGAATGCGCGAGGCCGCGGTGGGCCCGGCCCTCAGGCACGCTGGACGCGGGGATCGTAGACGTCCTGCCGCCGATTGCGCCTGCGCACGACCTGCTGCGGCATGGCACGGGGTTTTTCTGCAATGAGATCCGTGAAGCTGCAGGCTAGGAGTTCCGCGCCGCCGGGTATGGCAGGGATTCGTGGTTCTGTCTGCGGTTCGTTGAAGGAGATATCGACTTCGATGGCAGTGGCTGCCCATCCTTCTATCAGGGCTTCATGTGCCGCAGTGCCTTGATCTGCATATCCGACTTTCAGTTTGATGGCGGGGAACTCGGCCGTGTCAAACCGCTTCTTCGGACGCAGTGTCACTGAATGTACTTTGAGGAGCAGGCCGGCATAACCCGGTCTGACGATGATCTGCGGGAAGGCGCCATCCAGCAAGGCTCTCACCTGGTTGACAGCTTCTTTGTCCGCTTCAAGGCTGGTTGTGAGGTCGATATCCGTCGTCGTGCGGGGACTGTCATAGGCAATCCCCATCAGGGCGCTGCCCTTGAGGAAGAGAGATTTTTTCAGAGGGCTGGTATGCGCGATCGCATTTAGGACTACTTCCGTGACCTGACGAACTCACTCCGCTAGCCAGCGAAGTACAGATGCAGCTTTTCCAACGCGCTCGCACATCCACGACTTCGCGGTCGAACGAAGCATCCGCGGATCATGACAAGCATCTGCTCGGCCTGCGCGATAATATGGTGGGTGCCGCGAAGAATACCGATACCGACGAGCTTCGGTTTCATGCCGGCAGGGCGGACGAACTAGTGGAAGATGCTCATCATCAACGGGTTCCGTCGTGCGGTAGTGCGCCGGCGGATTGACCCCATTGTACAGGTCAAACAGGCTGTTGAGGCGGACAACTTCGCCGTCCTTCGCCTCACTTTGCAGACCACCATTGACGAATTGATCCGCTGACAGCTCCAATCCCTCAGGCTCGGTAGAGTTCACCCATGATGGAACGTCAGATCTAGCGGGCACTAGCAGGCTATCCAGACTCCTGTTCGCCTCTCGCCCGTGCGAGGAATAGCGATGGCGATTATGCGCGATGCAAGCGCAGTAATAAACCTTCTCACGAAACGGCATCTCACCTTTCGGACTGAGCACCTTCACATTTTGAGCTGTGTAAAACTCCTTCGGCTGCACGAATGTGCTGAGCAGGTATGAACCGCCGAAAGTGACCGTAATCAGGCCGCCCGGATATGGCTCCACGCTCGGTAGCTTCTTGACTCGTGCGATCACGCCGAGCCGCATTCTTGAGCGACTAACGAAGTTTACGCCGTCGTCGTCTGCCTCCATCGCATTAAAGTTGAGCTTATTTCCGTACTCAACGTCGAAGATTTCGGAGAGCGGGACAGCACTCATACCCCCTCACCAATGCGATACGAGAGATACTTCCGCAGCTCCCGTGCGAACTCGTTCTCGGTTAGAGTTGAATAGTCTGTCGTAATGTAAGCTTCCGCACACCATTCATTGGAGGCCGCCAACTCAACCATCACAGAAGTGCGACCATCGACCTCCCTGTTCTTGAAGGCGGCAAGCCAAGTGTCTTTGATGCTCTGCCACTTGTGATGAGCGTCGATCCGGCCCTTCCCCTTCTGCTTAACGAAGCCATCATCGCGCCAGTAGCCTAACCACGTTTTTTTGCCCGCAGCGTGAGGCTTGTGCGCCGTTACGACGAGCGTGCAGGTGATCACCCCCACGTCCGAATTATGAAACAGATCCTCTGGCATGGACATGACGGCTTCTACCGTATGCTCCTTCATGAGCCTTTGCTTGAGGATTAAGCCCGGGCCGTCTGACGCCAAGACGGTGGAGATTGGCACAATGGCAACACACGTGCCGTTTACTTCAAGTGCGGAGAGGTTGTTCAAAATGAAATCCAACTCCTCTGGATCATCGGCGTTAGACTTATAGGGGGGATTGAGCAGGCCGACGTTCGGTTTCTTCTCCTTGATCCGTGCGGCGTCTTCGAAACAGGAGTTCGGCGAGATTCCGCTTTTACCATCGCCCTGCAAAATCATATTGGAGATGGCTAGCGCGTAAATGTCATCCTGGATTTCACTACCAAAAAGTTGACTCTCTTTAAGTTTCTTAACCTTGGAGGTGTCTCCTTTACAGTCAGCAACCATCCTCTTCATCGCGCTGATCAGAAATCCACCTGTTCCGCAGCAGTTGTCCCAAACAACACTATTTGCGTCTACTCCGGCTAAGTCAGCAAATAGCTCCGTGATATGAGGCGGCGTCAGAACAATTCCCAAGCCCTTGTCGTTATTTGCGTACCTTAGAAACTCAATGTAAAATTGACCAATTGTATCGAAATACTCATACGTCCGCATAAATGAGTTTATTTCTTTGTCAATCTCTTGGATAAGCTCCACGAGATCTTCCTTCTTGCGGGAGAGTATTGCATGAGAGGATATGAATGAATACGCATTCTTTAGACTCTGTATTCTGTCTTTGTCGATCCCGTCGTCAACTAACTCGTTTACGATGGTCTGCACTAAAGACTGTGTTAACTGAAGAGCCGTCTTCTGTTTAGAGTACGAAGCAATAAACGACTGGTTCTTCAGCGAAATCAAGATTCCGCTCAGCAGAAGGCTTCTCTGAGACTCTTTCACTTTTAGTTTATGGAGATTCGCGTTTAACTTCTGCGTGTAGGTGAGCAATCCACTGTAGTCGTGGTTGAACTTTTCGGGCGAGCTCTGAAATAATTTGACGTAGTCATCGAAGATCAGGAGGGCGTCCCCTGCAAACTCCGTGAACGAATGCTCATTCTCAAGGTGCAGAAAATGGCTGATCGTGCATTCAGCATCAGTTTCGCCGCTTACGCCAATAGCGATGACATTATAGGCTTTTGAGAGAAACGACGCGTAGAGAAGCGCGCCGTCACACGCGTAGTCGGCGTATTGATCAAGCTTAGCGCTGCGGTGCCGCTGCGGGCTTCCCTTGCACTCGATCACGATTATTAAATCGGGGAAATCGGCGCTCGTGATGACGAATTCAGGAAGCCCGATTCCGGTCCCCCGTTTCGAAGCATTCTTAAGAAGTTTACTTATCTTCGGATTATCACTTCGCTGCTCTTCCACGCGCAGAGCGCCGTCCGCGAAATATCCAAGTTTTCGTAGACGATCTCGGACGAGATTTTCAGTTTTTCGTTCGTTTGCCATTTTTGAATGCTACCCCGGCCCGACTTTCGGCAAGGTGTAACGAAACGCCGACTCGGCAACAAGCGGAAGCGCTATCTCAGGTCGCTTCTCCTGAAATTAAGCTCAGACCGCTCGGGTGCGAAAATCGTTTTGTGGGTAGAAGCGTGGATCAGAAACGAGGGTGGCTTAAAAAGCACCGACTAAACAACAGCTTATCTTCAACTAGTGGCGGTGGGAATAGAACTGGATTACAACCTCATCCATCCCAGTATTTGGCCGGAACTCTTGAGGGAAAATTTCGACCTCAGATTTTCACCAGAACTTAGGATTACGCAGCCCCTTTTGTTCGCATCCTCTGCTTAAGTACTGAAACTCGAGGCCAAGGATACGATCGCGCCATGCCGGCCCCGCTAGTGCGGAAACGCCAACTCGCCGACAATCATCATGATCCAGAACATGCCGATTGCCATCGAGGAAATGAGGCCGACCCACATCACCCATGACCTTTCACCAAGCTGATACGCCTTGATGGATGACTTCAAGGCCA
Coding sequences:
- a CDS encoding acetolactate synthase large subunit, which produces MNGAEALIGALSRANVDTCFANPGTSEMQLVAAIDKAPDMRAILCLFEGVVTGAADGYGRMADKPALTLLHLGPGFGNGTANLHNARRAGSPVVNMIGDHATYHLKYDAPLTADIEGFAKPVSDWVGTSASAADLAATGLAALRASLVYPGQVASFIAPADHAWDEANGADEALPTASPPKALDDDLQAAVSALRQNGPVALYLGGRALREDALFQAGRIAAATGARLICETFAARLQRGAGRVPVERLPYFGEQAADYLKDFAAIVCVGAKPPVSFFAYPGKPSWLSPETAELVSLAERHVDALDALTRLAEEVAAPAEPHTLQPAGAPPPEEGPLNPLDLGKVLAAHMPENGIVSDEAATAGLFIFPVTAGAPRHDWLMLTGGAIGQGLPAAVGAAVACPDRKVIALQADGSGMYTVQALWTMARENLDVTTIILNNGSYAILNIELQRVGVENPGTKALSLLDLTNPAINWVSISEGMGVPACRVTTVSEFRLALEDALNHRGPRLIEAMI
- a CDS encoding nucleotidyl transferase AbiEii/AbiGii toxin family protein, which translates into the protein MAHTSPLKKSLFLKGSALMGIAYDSPRTTTDIDLTTSLEADKEAVNQVRALLDGAFPQIIVRPGYAGLLLKVHSVTLRPKKRFDTAEFPAIKLKVGYADQGTAAHEALIEGWAATAIEVDISFNEPQTEPRIPAIPGGAELLACSFTDLIAEKPRAMPQQVVRRRNRRQDVYDPRVQRA
- a CDS encoding HsdM family class I SAM-dependent methyltransferase produces the protein MANERKTENLVRDRLRKLGYFADGALRVEEQRSDNPKISKLLKNASKRGTGIGLPEFVITSADFPDLIIVIECKGSPQRHRSAKLDQYADYACDGALLYASFLSKAYNVIAIGVSGETDAECTISHFLHLENEHSFTEFAGDALLIFDDYVKLFQSSPEKFNHDYSGLLTYTQKLNANLHKLKVKESQRSLLLSGILISLKNQSFIASYSKQKTALQLTQSLVQTIVNELVDDGIDKDRIQSLKNAYSFISSHAILSRKKEDLVELIQEIDKEINSFMRTYEYFDTIGQFYIEFLRYANNDKGLGIVLTPPHITELFADLAGVDANSVVWDNCCGTGGFLISAMKRMVADCKGDTSKVKKLKESQLFGSEIQDDIYALAISNMILQGDGKSGISPNSCFEDAARIKEKKPNVGLLNPPYKSNADDPEELDFILNNLSALEVNGTCVAIVPISTVLASDGPGLILKQRLMKEHTVEAVMSMPEDLFHNSDVGVITCTLVVTAHKPHAAGKKTWLGYWRDDGFVKQKGKGRIDAHHKWQSIKDTWLAAFKNREVDGRTSVMVELAASNEWCAEAYITTDYSTLTENEFARELRKYLSYRIGEGV